Proteins found in one Ascaphus truei isolate aAscTru1 unplaced genomic scaffold, aAscTru1.hap1 HAP1_SCAFFOLD_1203, whole genome shotgun sequence genomic segment:
- the LOC142475388 gene encoding peroxiredoxin-2-like, with protein sequence MQGRDWERLRKMATGNARIGKRAPDFQATAVVNGEFKEIKLSDYRGKYVVLFFYPLDFTFVCPTEIIAFSQSAAAFRKIKCEVVAASVDSHFSHLAWVNTPRKEGGLGPMDIPLVSDLKRTMAQDYGVLKEEDGVTFRGLFIIDDKGILRQITINDLPVGRCVEETMRLVQAFQFTDTKGEVCPEGWHPGDGTIKPTVKDSKAYFSQHN encoded by the exons ATGCAgggcagagactgggagagactgagg AAAATGGCGACGGGAAACGCTCGCATCGGGAAACGGGCCCCGGACTTCCAGGCCACCGCCGTGGTGAACGGAGAGTTTAAGGAGATCAAGCTGTCGGATTACAGGG GTAAATACGTGGTGCTGTTTTTCTACCCGTTGGATTTCACCTTCGTCTGCCCCACGGAGATCATCGCGTTCAGCCAGAGCGCCGCGGCCTTCCGCAAGATCAAGTGCGAGGTCGTCGCCGCCTCCGTGGACTCGCATTTCTCGCACCTGGCGTG GGTGAACACCCCCCGGAAAGAGGGGGGTCTGGGCCCCATGGATATCCCTCTGGTGTCTGACCTGAAGCGCACCATGGCGCAGGATTATGGGGTGCTCAAGGAAGAGGACGGGGTCACGTTTAG ggGTCTCTTCATTATTGATGATAAGGGGATCCTGCGTCAGATTACAATTAACGACCTCCCAGTCGGCCGCTGTGTGGAGGAGACAATGCGCCTGGTGCAGGCGTTCCAGTTCACCGACACAAAAGGAGAGG TGTGCCCTGAGGGTTGGCATCCAGGGGACGGCACCATCAAACCCACCGTAAAGGACAGCAAGGCGTACTTCTCACAGCACAACTAA